One part of the Lotus japonicus ecotype B-129 chromosome 2, LjGifu_v1.2 genome encodes these proteins:
- the LOC130740820 gene encoding cyclin-dependent kinase inhibitor 3-like, whose translation MEMAQNGVRTRAQAALAMEEEEEEATSSPAQTQTPKRRKINNNTTTKPEREFPHHKAQTPTAERPTSDDLPAASCCSSNGSVGNDEKTNDLEVESAQVETSTRNCGEQQEEEEEETHRREMSHSSKNGGNSQEMESMEANSHRPTSTAAIRKPTELELDEFFSAHEKDIQQRFQDKYNFDIVKDVPLEGRYEWVQFKP comes from the exons ATGGAGATGGCACAGAACGGTGTCAGGACACGAGCTCAAGCCGCATtagccatggaagaagaagaagaagaagctaccaGTTCACCTGCACAAACACAAACACCAAAGAGAAGGAAGATcaacaacaacaccaccaccaaacCAGAACGAGAATTCCCTCACCACAAGGCTCAGACTCCGACGGCGGAACGGCCTACCTCCGATGACTTACCGGCTGCCTCTTGCTGTTCCAGCAACGGATCCGTCGGGAACGATGAGAAAACGAACGATCTGGAG GTTGAGAGCGCGCAAGTTGAAACGTCGACGCGCAATTGCGGTgaacaacaagaagaagaagaagaagaaactcacag GAGAGAGATGAGCCACTCGAGCAAGAACGGAGGAAATTCTCAGGAGATGGAGTCAATGGAGGCCAATTCTCACCGTCCTACATCAACAGCAGCGATCAGAAAGCCAACGGAATTGGAGCTCGATGAATTCTTCTCCGCCCATGAGAAAGACATTCAGCAGCGTTTTCAAGACAA GTATAATTTTGATATCGTGAAGGATGTGCCATTGGAAGGACGCTACGAGTGGGTTCAGTTTAAGCCATGA